Proteins co-encoded in one Astyanax mexicanus isolate ESR-SI-001 chromosome 1, AstMex3_surface, whole genome shotgun sequence genomic window:
- the LOC103034415 gene encoding complement C1q-like protein 2 isoform X2 → MPPKKQHSTADVIDVIFGSSDENSGSGLESAFTSNEHKEDSAGDTEPQETESLSSLFVQRDISAELKSLSDLVNQQGTTLLELKSELLKMQKENTAQETELSDMKTRLAVSEQEVENLKKENTERPKVAFSAALTDSGTVGPFSVQTQLVFKKVITNVGKAYNSNTEVFTAPVKGIYYFRFTALGFMHSNAMSVNLHKNQQTLMHIGSYNTHGYHEFISSGLTLELEVGDEIYTSLSATYKLYDNSNNSTTFTGFLLYPV, encoded by the exons ATGCCTCCCAAGAAACAGCACAGTACTGCGGACGTGATCGACGTCATTTTTGGGTCCAGTGATGAGAACAGCGGATCTGGATTGGAAAGCGCATTTACCAGTAACGAGCATAAAGAG GACAGTGCTGGAGACACTGAGCCACAGGAAACTGAAAGTCTGTCCAGCCTGTTTGTTCAGCGGGACATCTCTGCTGAGCTGAAGAGTCTGAGCGATCTGGTTAATCAACAAGGAACAACATTACTGGAGCTGAAATCAGAGCTGCTGAAGATGCAGAAAGAGAACACAG CACAAGAAACAGAGCTCTCTGATATGAAGACCAGACTAGCGGTCAGTGAGCAAGAGGTGGAAAACCTGAAGAAGGAGAACACAG AGAGGCCGAAGGTGGCGTTCTCAGCTGCTCTGACTGATTCTGGAACAGTGGGACCGTTCAGTGTTCAGACTCAACTGGTCTTCAAAAAAGTAATCACAAATGTTGGCAAAGCTTACAACTCAAACACTG AAGTTTTCACAGCTCCAGTGAAGGGAATCTACTATTTCAGGTTCACGGCTCTGGGCTTCATGCACTCCAATGCCATGTCTGTTAATTTACATAAGAATCAGCAAACTCTAATGCACATTGGTTCTTATAACACCCACGGGTATCATGAGTTTATAAGCAGTGGCCTCACGCTGGAGCTGGAGGTGGGAGATGAGATTTACACCAGTCTATCAGCAACCTACAAACTTTATGATAACTCAAATAACTCAACAACTTTTACGGGCTTTCTGCTTTACCCTGTGTGA
- the LOC103034415 gene encoding collagen alpha-2(VIII) chain-like isoform X1 — protein sequence MPPKKQHSTADVIDVIFGSSDENSGSGLESAFTSNEHKEDSAGDTEPQETESLSSLFVQRDISAELKSLSDLVNQQGTTLLELKSELLKMQKENTAQETELSDMKTRLAVSEQEVENLKKENTGREKVAFSAALGLPAGLRGPFGSETTIVYKNVLTNVGNAYNPATGIFTALYRGVYYIRFTGGVYDNNRYNIGVNLYKNNHFLMHLGENSIDGIAKHVSSGVTIQLEPGDQMYTRLPPYYVLWDDSFFRTSFSGFFLFHI from the exons ATGCCTCCCAAGAAACAGCACAGTACTGCGGACGTGATCGACGTCATTTTTGGGTCCAGTGATGAGAACAGCGGATCTGGATTGGAAAGCGCATTTACCAGTAACGAGCATAAAGAG GACAGTGCTGGAGACACTGAGCCACAGGAAACTGAAAGTCTGTCCAGCCTGTTTGTTCAGCGGGACATCTCTGCTGAGCTGAAGAGTCTGAGCGATCTGGTTAATCAACAAGGAACAACATTACTGGAGCTGAAATCAGAGCTGCTGAAGATGCAGAAAGAGAACACAG CACAAGAAACAGAGCTCTCTGATATGAAGACCAGACTAGCGGTCAGTGAGCAAGAGGTGGAAAACCTGAAGAAGGAGAACACAG GGAGGGAAAAGGTGGCTTTCTCCGCTGCTTTAGGCCTGCCTGCTGGACTGAGGGGACCATTCGGTTCTGAGACTACCATAGTCTACAAAAATGTCCTCACTAATGTTGGAAATGCCTACAACCCCGCTACAG GCATCTTCACAGCTCTGTACCGAGGGGTCTACTACATTCGATTCACAGGCGGCGTCTATGACAACAACCGCTACAATATAGGAGTGAATCTGTACAAAAACAACCATTTTCTGATGCATTTGGGTGAAAACAGTATCGATGGCATCGCTAAACATGTTTCCAGTGGAGTCACTATACAGCTGGAACCAGGAGATCAGATGTACACCCGTCTCCCACCATATTATGTGCTGTGGGACGACTCCTTCTTCCGCACTAGTTTTAGTGGCTTCTTccttttccacatttaa